The Anaerolineales bacterium DNA segment GCGGCTGACGATCTTGCCGGAGGGATGTTCGTCGTAGAACGACATATCGTGGCGTACCGTGGCGTCGAAGACATCCTCCCGCAGTTTGAGCACGACGTCTCCGATCACGCGCGCCGAAAGCCATTGGCGCGCGAAATTCGAGATCCAGGCCAGGCCGCCCATCAGCAGCACCAGACTACAACTGAGCGCGATGCTGGTCAGGGATGGATTTTTCCCGACGACATCGATGGCTCTGGCGATGGCGATCGGTGCACCGCTTCCGGCGACCGAATTGATCGTCAGCGCTACAGCCACATAGAGAACCTGTCTCCCAAACGGGCGGAAATAACTCAGGATGCGCGCCAGAAGAACGCGATCGCCGTATTCACGATCGTAGGCTTCCGTATCCAGACCGTCCAGGATAAAGCCCATCGCTCAATCGTCTCCATCGTGGATCGGGGCAGCGGAAGGCCTCACGCTTCCGCTTCCCGATTCGACTCGGGAAAAAATACGCCGGTAATCTGCGCTGCGCTCCAGCAGTTCCTCGTGCGTGCCCTGATCCACCAATCTTCCCCGGCGCAGGACCAGAATGCGATCGGCCCAGCGGATCTGACTGAGGCGGTGTGTGATCAGGAACGTCGTCCGTTCGCGACTGATCTGGCGCATGGCACGCTGGATCTGATCTTCGGTGGCACTGTCGATGGCGCTCGTGCTGTCGTCCAAAATGAGGATGCGCGGATCGGTGAGAAACGCGCGGGCGATGGCGATGCGCTGCCTTTGTCCTCCGGAGAGCATCACGCCGCGCTCGCCAATTTCCGTCTCATAGCCGTCGCGGAAGGATTGGATGAAATCATCAGCCTGCGCCTCAAGGGCGGCCTTTTCGATACTTTCCCGCGAAGGTGAATCACATCCGAAGGCGATGTTTTCCGCGATCGTGCTGGAAAACAGGAAGATCTCCTGCTCGATCGTCGAGATCTGCGAGCGCAGCGATTCCATGCTCCAATCGCGCACGTCGATTCCATCGATCTTCACACAACCTTCGTCGACGTCGTAAATGCGGTTGATCAAACGCGTCAGCGTGGTCTTGCCCGAACCGGTCTCGCCGACGATGGCGATCGTCTTGCCGGCCTCGGCCTTGAAATTGATCTCGCGCAGCACGGATTGATCGCCGTAGCTGAAACTGACGTTCTCGAAAACCACCTCGCCGCGCATCGGCTTGCTGATCCCGCCGACGTTCTCGTCCAGTTCGGTTTCGGTGTTGATCAGCTTCAGGATTCGCTCTGCGCTGGCGATACCCAGTTGAACCAGATTGAAGGAGAAGAGAGAGATGAACGTCGGAAACCGCAGCGCGCCCATCAATCCGACGAATGAGATCGCCTCCCCCAGACTTATCCGCCCCGCTTGCCAGACGAACAAGGCATGAAAGAGTCCAAACGCCCAGCTCAGGCTGAAAATCAGCATGGGCCAATAGCGCGCCTGAATTTCTCCCTGCTGCACGAACAAGTCCCGATAACGGCGGGCGTCGTGTGTGAATTTGTCCCACTCGAAGTGTTCCTGCACCGTGGACTTGACCACTTCGATTCCGGCGATGGCTTCGGCCAGACCGGCGTTCATGTCTCCAAATTGATCGCGCATGGCCGTGCTGACCGGATTCAAACGATGGTTGTAATCAAGCAGGGTCAGGATGAGCAGAACCAGGAAGATCGAGGGTACGAGCAGCAACTCGGTCCGGATGGCACCGATCAGCACCATGGGCACGATGGTGTTCATGACGGAGTCGGTGATCAACATCACCCCCGGACTGAACATGAGGTTCAACGTGCGCACGTCGTTGGTGGCGCGTGCCATGATGTCGCCGATGCGCTGGCGGCCATGGAAAGTCTGACTCTTCCCCAGCAAACTGACGTACAGTTCGTGGCGCGAATCACGTTCCACGCGCTGTGCCAGGAACTCCGCGGAATAATTGCGCATCAAGCCCGTCAGTCCCTGGCTCATCGCTGCCACCATAACCGTGAGGGCCACCTTGATCAATTCACCGCGTTGAAAACCAGTGCCGGTGATGACGTCGAAGGCGCGCCCGATGAAGAGTTGAATGTTGCTGTATGCCATGTTGTTGCCAAGTGCGGCCAGGATCATACCGAGCAGGAATATGGGATAGCGCAAGGTGTGCGACAGGATCCAGCGCACGGGTCCCGTGCGTTTGTACTTGTATTCGGATTCGAGTGAAAACTCGCGCTTTTCGATCGTCAATTCAGTCATGGCCAGGAAATTAGATTATACACGTCCAAATCCTGTTTCGGTGATCCAGGTCGTAATTAATTTCGGAAAGAGCGCGCGCGGGATTCTGTCTATAGAAGGCGAGCGTCGGGCAGCCCCTATCTATTCATATTAAGCGGAGGGCGAAGCGGAGCGCAGCCCGCAGTAGAAGGACGGCTCTTCACCTTCTCCACGCAGTGTCAACGCTCCTCCTTCGACTTCACTCGCTGCTGCGCAGCTCGTTCCGCTCAGGATGATGAAAAAGGAATTACTGGCGCCGGATGTTTATCCGTCGGTGTTCGGGATAAATCGTAGGACCTGCCATAGATCGGCAGATTCAAATCTGCCGCATATCGGATGCGGATAAATGTCCGCTGCCGCCGTTTTCAGGGCCGAATCTCGACCACCACACCGTTTTCGGCCCAGTTGTACAACGCCTCCCCCGCCTCCAAATCGAGGATGATACAACCGTACGAAGCGGGTCGCCCCAGCACGTCCGCCCACAACCGCCGCCCGCTCGAAAGCAGCGGCAATCCGTGGATCCCGTTGAGCAGATCGGGTGTGGCGTAATAAATCCCCAGAAAATGCGGCATGTACAGGTCCCAGATCGAAGCGTAGGCGTTGAGTTCGTGCGTCATGACCTGGAATATGCCGGGCATCGTCGGAGAGGAATCGATCCCGGTACTGACGACGTACTCCCGATACAAATCCCCATTCTCGTAGACCCACATCCGCTGTTCGGTGATGCTGATGACGATGCGCTTGCCCATCACGACGGGCAGCTCCAACAACGAGTCTTTCGGCGGCACGACCAGGGTTTCACCGACCCGCAAGCCGCGTCGTGAGAGCATCGGATTCTCCTCGAGCAGCTTCCAGAACGGCATCGACACCTTGAAACCGATCGAAACCAGATTGTCGCCCGAAACGATGACGTAGCTGGTCGGAAGATAGTGGATCAAAATGGGATCGGACGCTTCACCTTCGAGTGCCTGCCCGACGACCACCCGCGCTTCCTCGTGATCGAAACTGCGTTCTTCTCCCAGGGAATCATCCAGCCCCTGGAGATATTCTTCGATTGCCTCCGTTTCGATTCCAATCGAAATACTCGAGATGTTGCGATCCAATGCAACCCAGGAAGCGATCGATTCGCGATCGGGTTTCCATTCAAAGGTTTCATCCGTCACTGGATCGTATGCACGCAGGCTGACGTCCGCGTGCAGCATGCCTTCGAGAGTGTCCGCCGCTTCGGAAGCGTCCACGATTTTCGGTTCGCTGGGTGACGTAACGAGGGGAATCAAGCGACGTTCCGTCAGGATCGCAGATGGGTCCTGCTCGAGCAAAGCGAGGCTGGCCTCGACATCCAATACCCTGCCGAAGCGGCCGGGCTGGTACGCCACGTCACCATTATCAACGGATAACTGCGCTTCGGCGGCGGGAATCGCTACGACCTCGGCCCAGGTTTCGAGTCCGTGTCGAGCCGCGATCTCATCCAGGTAGACCCAGGGCAGCACGTCAGTCGGCTGCCGGAAACCGTGCAGCCAGGTTCCGATCCCCCGGATCAATCCCTGGCCGCGGCCCACAGAGAAAGCTCGCATCGCCGTAGACCGGGCATCCACACCCAAGCCGAAATCGGCCGGTGTGACGACCCACGCCCGATCGGCGTCCGAGCTGTCTACGGCGGTCAGGCGCAGCTCCCGATTCCAAACACGATCCAATTCCTGCGCCGCTCTCTCCAGGCTCAGGCCTTCCAGCGGCATACCGCCGACCGTTACACCGGGCATGATCTGGCCGGATATCTGGCAGGTGAGGTAACCCACCAGAATCACGATGACGGCAATCAGCAGCAGGACGACCCCGATCCCTGCGCACCATCTCGCCGTTTTCACGACCTTCGGCGAGAACGTTGGAGGCGTAAACCGCCTGGATGCCGATTTCGTTGCGGATTTTCTCGTCGTTTCCACGGATGCCCTAACTCGTCAGGAACATCACCACCGATGAAGCGATGTTCATAAATCCTCGCATCATCCAATCATATTCATATTGACAAAGGATGCAAAAAGGCTGCCAATCAAAACTGAATTCATCCCAAATTTACCAAAATGTGAATACTAATCGGAGTCTTTGGTTGAGAGGGGATTGGATTTCCAACGTGGTTTGCCGCCCTTGCCGAGCTTCTCCTGGTACATTTGCCGATCGGCAGCATTGAGTGCTGCGCTGAGTGAGCCCTCGCTCATGATCGTTGCCGAACCTAACGAAAGCGAAAGGGGATTGTCCTCATTCTCGGAGTTGTGGATCTCGACTTCCGCACGCAGCCGTTCGAGTGCAACGTTCACGATGTTTTCGTCCGCGTTGGGAAGCAGCACGGCAAACTCGTCGCCCCCGATTCGTGCGACGACGTCGTCCGCACGGAAAATCTTGCGCAGTACGGCCGCAGAACGGCGTAAAACCTCATCCCCGGCTTCATGACCGCGCGTGTCATTGATCACTTTCAAATCGTCGATATCCACCATGACGACGCTGATGGGATAGAGTTCGTCATGCTCCAATCGCGCCAATTCCTCTTCAAAACACCCACGATTGTATAAGCCGGTGAGCGCATCGTGCATACTCATGTAGCGCAAGCGCTCCTCGGTCTTTTTACGGTTGGTGATGTCCGTCATGACGGCCATTGATCCGACACGGCGGTCGTTCTCATACAACATCGAGCCGCTGACCAGAACCGGGACCCGCGTGCCATCCTTTCGCAGGAGTTCGACTTCATAGCGGTCCGATTCCACCCCTTGACGCCGGCGTTCGTTCGCCGCGTCCACGATGGGCTGTTGATCGGTGGGAAGAAATTTCGTCCAGTGTTTGCCCAACATCTCTTCTTGCGAATATCCCACGAGTTTTACCATGGCCGGGTTGACGAAAGTAATGCGCTCGTTTTCATCGTCGACGACGATTCCCTCCATCAAGCGCTGTACGATGTTCTCGTGGAATTCTTTGAGCTGGCGCAGCTCGATCTCCGCCGTACGCTTCTCGACCGCGCGCCGCAGCGTAAGCAGCAGTTGATCGACGTCGTACGGTTTCTCCAGATAGCTGTAGGCGCCCAGGTTGATCGCTTCGATCGCAGTCTCACTCGAGGCGTGTCCGGTGATCATGATGCATTCCGTCGCGGGAAATCGATCCCGAATTCTCGCCAACAGCTCCAACCCGGACATGTCCTCCATCTTCAAATCGATGAGCGCAACGGCCGGAACTTCATTTTCTATGGCGACCATGGCCGATACACCGCAAGAGGCGGAAATCGGATGAAAACCTTTCGTTCGCAGGATGTCCTCGAGGGTTCTGCGTAAATTTTGATCGTCGTCTACGATCAGGATCGTTTCGTCGCTGCTCATGCCTGCTGCGCTCTTTATGTCATCTGATGGATGTGCATCCTAGAAGATATTCGAACGAAGACATTGTTCATCGGATTCACGAATCACCCACTCTGCTCGTGATGGACGACAGGGAGTACGTGCGGCGAAGAAAAAAGGACGGGCATCGTGTCGGTTCGAAGCTGCACCTTCACAACTGACTATATCACGTTTCGTTCCGATCTCGCAGCGCCCCGGCCAGCACTTCGATCGGGTGGAGCGCCGACTTCCCCGTCGTGTGTTCGATCTGCTCGCGACAGGAAGTCCCTGCAGCACAAACGATCGTATCCGCATCGGCGCTGCGGACGGCGGGCGCCAGGGACATCTCCGCCAGCTTGATCGAGAGATCGTAATGCTCCTTTTCATAGCCGAAAGAACCGGCCATGCCGCAGCAGCTGGAATCGACCTCTTCAACCGTGCAGTTGGGAATCAATTCGAGCATCTGCCGCGTGGCCTCGGTCCCGAAACTCGCCTTCTGCTGACAGTGGCCGTGAAACAACACGTGTCGCGGAGTCGCATCGAATTCGAGTCCCAGGTGACCGTTATTTGCCAATTGAACGAGATACTCCTCCAACAAAAATGTCACGCTTGCGACGTCGTCCGCCGCTTCCCCGGGAACCAGATCCGGATACTCATCCACCAGCATGGCCATGCAGCTCGGCTCACAACCGACGATGGGAATGCCGCGCGCCGCATAGGGAGCCAGCAAACGAACGTTGTGCTGCGCCGCTTTTCTGGCTTCCCCCAGGAAGCCTTTCGACACCGCCGGCCGCCCGCAGCAGACCCGATCCCACAGTATGATCGGTTCACAGCCGGCAGCTTCGAGCACGCGGATGGCCGCCTCGCCGATTCTCGGCGAGTTATGCTCCATGAACGTGTCGTGAAAGAAAACGACCTGCTTCAGGGTCGCCGTGGCCTGGCCGTCGAGCTGCGCTTTGTGCTGTCGATACCAGCGGCTGAAAGGTTGACTGGCGTAACGCGGTAGAGAACGCGCCTTGTGGACACCCAAAACGGTCAGTGCCCACTTGCCCGGCCCGCGCATGAGCGCATTGACCACCGGTGCAAAGGGCTGAGCGAATTTACTCAGCCCAGCGAAGTGGGCGAACAGCCGCGAACGCAGCGATGGCCGGTGTTTTTGATAGTACTGGTATAAGAATTCAGCTTTGAGTTTCGCCATGTCGACGGAAGAGGGACATTCCGACGTGCAGGCGTGGCAGGATAGACACAGATCGAGAACATCGTACAGTTCCTGGGAACTCATTCCCTCCGGACCCAGCAGACCCATCATCGCTGCGCGCAGTGCGTTCGCCCGGCCGCGCGTGCTGTGCGTTTCGTCTCGCGTGGCCTGGAAAGAGGGGCACATGACGCCCTGTTCCAACTGGCGGCACACGCCAGCGCCGTTGCACATTTCCACGGCCCCGGCGAATCCGTGATCCTTGCGAAATTGAAAGACGGTCGACTGTGGCTCGTACGGCGTGGCGTAATCGCTTCCGTAGCGCAGTAAGGACTCATCGTCCATCTTTGCCACGTCGACGACCTTCCCCGGGTTCATCAAACCTTTAGGATCGAAGACCTGCTTGACATCGCGAAAAGCCTGAGTGAGTTCGGGCCCGAAAAGCTTCTCGGAAAATTCACCGCGCGCCATTCCCTCACCGTGTTCCCCACTCGTCGTACCGGAATACGAGATCACCAGTTCGCAGGACTTCTCGGCGATCTGCCGCATTTGCGCTATACCCGTCTTCGTTTTCAGGTCGATCATGGGACGCAGGTGCATGCATCCCGCACTGGCATGGGCATAAACCGCCATCTGGCCCACGCCCACCTCGTGGGCGAAATCGTCGATCTGCGCCACGTAATCGGCCAGATGTTCCACAGGAACGGCGGCGTCCTCGATGAAGGGAATGGGTTTCGCATCCCCGCGCATGCTCATCAAGATACCCAAGCCGACCTTGCGCGTCTGCCAGACAAGTTCTTGTTGGGAGGCATCGGCGAGAATCACCAGCGCACCTTTATGATTCAGCTGACTCAATTTCTTTCGCAAACGCTCGATCCCTGCATCCAGTTCGGCGTCGTCATCCCCTTCGTATTCGACGACCAGCACCATTTGAGGATCACCTTCGATTAAAGTGAGCATTTTACGGTAGTCGCTTCCCGTCCGGGTCAGGTCGAGCAGCATTTTGTCGATCGCCTCGATCGCGGCGGGCTGCGTTTCCAACAAGGGCGGCACGGCTTCCAGGGCCTCGCGCACGTGGTCGTAATGCACCAGGGCGAGTCGTTTCCGCAAGGGCGCTGGGACCAGGTGGAGAGTCATTTCCGTCATCACGCCTAACGTGCCCTCGGAGCCGACGATCAACTTCGCCAGATTGGGTATGGAGTTGCCCGAAAGGTGATTCAGGTTGTATCCGGAGACGCTGCGGAACGTGCCGGGATAATGCGCCTCGATCTCGTCCGCATAGCGCCTGAGGATCACGGGCATTTCACGGTACACCCGTCCCTCGATGCCCGACCGTTGAGAATAGGTCTCCCAGGCTTGCAGGGTAGATTCTCCGAAATGCACCCGCCGGGCATCGGCCAGGACGACGTCCATATCGACGACGTGGTCCACCGCCAATCCGTAGAGGATGGAATGGGCGCCCGAAGCGTTGTTTCCCAGCACGCCGCCCATGGTCGCTCGATCGGCGCTGGCGGGATCGGGGCCGAACATGAGGCCGTACCGTTCGAGACGTTTGTTAAGCTGCCCCAGCGTGATCCCCGGCTGGGTCCGTACGGTACGTGCCTGCGGATCGATCTGCAGGATGCCGTCCATGTGATAGGAGAAATCCAGAATCAAAGCGCGGCCTACGGTCTGGCCGGCGAGACTGCTCCCGCCTCCCCGGGGCAAGACCGGAACGCCATGTTTGCCGGCGACCTTCACCGCAGCGACGACTTCGTCGGCGTCACGCGGCAGGACTACACCGTAGGGCATGATCTGGTAGATGCTGGAGTCGGTGCTGTAGAGCAGCCGCGTCATGCGATCGAAGGACGCCTCCCTGACGACGCGTTTCAGATCGTTGATGAATTCCTGGCTTGCCTCAAATGAATCGTCTCGAATCATTGTACGTCTACCTACTATACAACCGGAGGCAGTTGACTGCCTCCCATGAATTCAGGTATTTTGCTTTAACCCAAGATACTGATATTCTAACGCATGAATTCGGTCAGCAGGAATACGTCTGCGGCGCTCACCAGGTAAGAGGCCGCCACGGATGCAGACTGCCGTCGAGATCGCATGGAGGTGCATCAAACCCATGCCGCATACGATTCTGGTCGTGGATGACGAAACTGCTATCGTCGAGTTACTGAGCTACAACCTGGAGAAAGCGCACTACGGCGTGCTCGTGGCACGCGATGGGATAGAAGCACTCCGCCTGGCTCGCGAGCGGAGACCCGATCTGGTCATCCTCGACTTGATGCTGCCCGGCCTGGACGGCCTCGAAGTATGCCGCGAAATCCGCAAACACGGCGACACGCCCATCATCATGCTCACCGCACGCAGCGAGGAGGTGGACCGCGTCGTGGGCCTCGAACTCGGCGCCGACGATTACGTCGTCAAACCCTTCAGCGTGCGGGAACTCATGGCGCGTATCAAGACCGTTCTGCGACGGACAAAAGCCCAGGCTCAACCTTCGGGCGGTACCTTACGCGCGGGGGATTTGTCCTTACGCCCGCAAGAACACGAAGTCCATTGGCGGCAGATCCCCGTCGAACTGACTCCCCTGGAGTTCGATTTGTTGGAGACGTTAATGCAGCATGCGGGACAAGTGCTGACGAGGGAACAGCTCCTCAGCCGGGTATGGGGATATGACTATCACGGTGATTCACGCGTCGTCGACAGCGCCATCAAACGCCTGCGCGCCAAGCTGCGCAAAGCCGGTGCCGGATCCGCGCCTATCGCAACCGTGCGGGGAGTCGGGTATCGGCTGGATCGGGAATGAACGTCGTGGATCGAAGGGTTCGCCCGGTAAGCTTGTGGTTACCCACCCAGACTACCCGGCGCAGATGCGTGCGCGTGCGTGTTGACACACTTCTGACACATGCGGCTGCTACAATGTGGGTCCAATGTTCCGATCGATTCGCGCTCGTCTGATCGCCTCCTACCTGCTCGTGGTCCTGCTGGCGATGGGAATCGCTGCCGGTTTGGCCTGGGCGGCGCTCGATCGCGCCTTTCTGGGCATGCTGCGCGAGAATCTGCAGGTCGAGGCCTGCCGCCTGGCGGAAGCTATCGAACTGGTGAAAAGCGGCGGCCAGACTACGCTCAACAACCCCGTACAGCAAACCATCCCAGGTGCATACTCCCCCAGCGCCAACGTCCAGCCCGGATATCACGAGTGCATCATCGACAACGAGGGCACGGTGATCTCGCTTGGACAATCCACCGTCCAGACGGACGCAGTGCAAAAACAAATCGACGAAGGATGCCAGAGTCCGGCGATCCTCGGCCGCAGCGAAATCCAAAGCGTGCTGAGCGGCGAACCGGCGACGGCGGTCCGCACTTACGATTGGGCGCCGGACCAGCGCGTGCTCTACGCCGCCTGCCCCGTTCGCCTGGAGAACGGGAACATCGGCGGTGTGTATTACATCGCCAGCCCGGTGCCGCGTTTGAGCCTGTCGCTCTTTCCGACGTATTTCGGAACACAGGCGTTGGGCAGCATCCTCATCGCAGTCGTTCTCACCGGAATCGCGGGCGCTTTGCTGGCGCGCACCCTGACGCGGCCGCTGCAGCGCCTCACCCGGGCAGCCACCGGCATCACCCGGGGTGAAACGGTTTCTCCCATTCCCCCCGCCTCGACCACGGAATTGAACCGCCTGGGCGAGGCGTTCAACACCATGAACAGCAACCTATCCCTGGCACTCGATGCCCTGGCCGTACAAGCCCGCCAGCGGGAAGTCATCCTGCACGGCATCGCTGACGCCGTCGTCGCAGCCGACGCTGACGGCGATACCGTTCTGGCCAATCCGGCGGCGTCCGTGCTGCAAGAATTCGCTGCGGATTCTCTGCAGCAGGTGATACGAGATACGTTGGCTGGCGATGCGGCACGGACCACAGAAATAACCGCTCGGGATCAGGTGTTTGAGATATTGACCGCCCCGCTGCATGACGAAGATGGACGCATCAGCGGTGCCGTTGCCGTCGGCCACGACATCACCGCCTTTCGCCAGTTGGTGCGGCTGCGCACCAACTTCGTCTCCGATGTGTCCCACGAACTGCGAACGCCGTTGACCGCCATCAAGGGCCTCGTCGAGACCCTGCAGGACAGCGCCGCCGACGACAGGGCTGTGCACGAACGCTTCTTGAATACGATTGCATCGGAGACGGAACGTCTGATCGGCCTCACGAACGATTTGCTCTTGCTTAGCCGGGCGGACACCGGACGGCTCACCCTGGATCCGGCGCCGTTGGAATTGAGCGACGCCGTCGAACGCGCGGTGAGTCAGTTGGTGGAACGCGCAAAAGAGAAGCGGATCGAAGTCGACATTGTGCCCGCCGAAGCGCCCACTCGCGTCCTCGCCGACGCCGACCGCATCCATCAAGTCCTCGTCAACCTGCTCGATAACGCCATCAAGTTCACCCCCTCTGCAGGCCGAATCCGCATCACCTTCGGCCGGTCCGGCGACCACGTCTCCTGTACGATTCAAGATTCCGGCCCCGGCATCCCCACCAAAGAGATCCCCATGCTCTTCGAACGCTTCTATCGCGGCGACCGTGCCCGCGCCCGCGGCGAGAACGAAAGCGGCACCGGCCTGGGCCTGGCGATCGCCAAAACGATCGTGGAAGCGCACGGCGGCCGCATCTGGGTCGAGAGCCGGCCCGTCGATGGTGCGGCTTTCACCTTCACCCTGCGCTGGGAGCCGAACGCCGCCACGTAGCGGACCCTCCTTCATACTGCCACCAATCTGCCTCGTTTTCACCTGCAAACTGCCATGTTGAATCGATAGGGTGGAAGCAAACGAAACCGCCACAGGAGCAGCGCCGCGAAAACGGCGCGTGGCGAAAGGAGCTGCAGATATGAAACCGGCGTCCATTCTTCTCGTAGGTTTTACCGCCCTGGGGGTTTTCCTCTTGCCCTCCAGGACGTCAACGAACGTCGAAACCCAGACACCGCGCACGATCACCGTCAGCGGGGAGGCGGAGATCCGCGTCGTCCCAGATGAAGTCCAGATCACGCTGGGGGTTGAAACATGGAGCGAAAGGCTGGACAGCGCCAAACACGAGAACGACTCCCGCGTCGAAGCCGTGATCGACACCGCAAAGGACTTCGGTGTCGAACCGCAGCACATCCAGACCGACCACATCAGCATCGAGCCGACGTACGAATCTTACAGCTACACTTCGATGCGCATCGTCACCGGCTACTTCGTACGCCGCACGATCGTCGTCACGCTGCGCGACATCAGCGTGTTCGACGATTTACTCTCGGAAGTCGTCGAATCGGGCGCGAATTACGTACACGGGATCCAATTCCGCACCACGGAGCTTCGCAAGCACCGCGACGATGCCCGCGAATTGGCGATCAACGCCGCACGGGAAAAAGCGGTGGCGCTCGCCGGGGAATTGGATCAATCCATCGGCCTGCCCAACAACATCCGCGAAGATCAGGTAGGTTGGTGGTCCTGGTACTCGTCCGGCTGGTGGGGCGCACGCTACGGCGGCACGATGAGCCAGAACGTGATCCAGGAATCGACTCAGGTTTCCACGATGAGCGACGACGGCATGGCCCCGGGTCAAATATCCGTCACGGCGCGGGTCACCGTCGTGTTCGAACTGAATTGAACCCTCGATCCGGAGGGCGGCCGGTCCTTTCCCCAGTGGCGGGGACGTTCATCCCTTCGAGGGAAAATAGGGGCGCAGTTTCGCAGCCAGGTTCGAGATCGGCATTGTCTGCAGCCACACACGGCCGGGGCCTTTGAGCGAGGCCAGGAATAGGCCTTCGCCTCCGAAGAAGATATTCTTCACGCCCTTGACGCGCATGATGTCGAAATCGACCGTCGGCTCGTACGCGGCGACGTGCCCGGGATCGACTTGCAGCAACTCGCCGGAGGCCAGGGTGTATTCGCGCAACTCGCCGGGAATTTCCAAAAAGACGACGCCCGGCCCGGTCACCTTCTGCAGGATGAACCCTTCCCCGCCGAAGAGGCCGGCCCCGAGTCGCTTGCGGAAGAACATCTCCAATTGGGCCGATCCTTCCGCGCACATGAAAGCATCCTTCTGGCAGATGAGGGTTTGTCCGCTGGCAAGTTGAACGTCCAGTACCTTTCCCGGCGCTTCGGGTGTAAAGACGATCAACGCCTCGCCAGCCCGGCACGTATATGTGGTCATGAAGAGTGATTCTCCGGCCAGGGCGCGGCCGAGTCCCTTCATCAAACCCCCGCGCGTGTCGGTTTTCATGTCGATTTCGCCGCGCATCCAGGCCATTCCACCGGATTCGGTGTACATGGATTCTCCCTGCCCCAGATGTACATCGACGCTCTGCATCACTTGTCCGATCACTTCGTATCGCATCGTTCACCTCCTGTGATGTGTACGGAACCTCTCACTTATTCGACGATTTCGATGTAGCGATCCAACGCTCGCGCGCCCACAAACGGCACGAAACCATACGAGCGCGACGTTTGGAGGATCCAGATAATGTTTTCCACTTCAAGCGCATAATCCACGCTGAATACGACCAATCCCTGGCTGCGGGCGAAGGATAATTCTTCCAGGTACTCCTCACTGCTACCGTGCAGCGTACCGTCCGGATAATCGTCGTACTGCCGGCGGCACGCAGTTGACAGACTTTCCCGATAGGCACGCGTATCGATTTCGTCCGCCGTGCGCGGCAGTGGACAATCCCCCTGCGGCCGGTTATCAACGCCGCCATCGAACCACACGTGGGCGACGGCATCGATGCTCCGGCGGAACTCTTCATCTGCGACAAGGTCTGCCGGATTTTGCGCCACGATCACACAGCGCGCACAAGCCTGCCGAATTGTTTCGCTGATCGACCCTACCCAGGCGATCATTTCGGATTTTGCGTCCACCGCATCACGACGGGCAGCCTCTGTCACGATTTCGTCTTCGTACGCCGCCACCCAATCCAGATACACCCCATCGTAGTCCATGTCTAAAACCTGACGCAATAGTCCGTCTTCTCCCATCCAGATCGATTGCCATTCGTCATTCCAGAAGGCCACCGGGAAGTCGACCGCCCAACCAA contains these protein-coding regions:
- a CDS encoding SIMPL domain-containing protein (The SIMPL domain is named for its presence in mouse protein SIMPL (signalling molecule that associates with mouse pelle-like kinase). Bacterial member BP26, from Brucella, was shown to assemble into a channel-like structure, while YggE from E. coli has been associated with resistance to oxidative stress.) yields the protein MKPASILLVGFTALGVFLLPSRTSTNVETQTPRTITVSGEAEIRVVPDEVQITLGVETWSERLDSAKHENDSRVEAVIDTAKDFGVEPQHIQTDHISIEPTYESYSYTSMRIVTGYFVRRTIVVTLRDISVFDDLLSEVVESGANYVHGIQFRTTELRKHRDDARELAINAAREKAVALAGELDQSIGLPNNIREDQVGWWSWYSSGWWGARYGGTMSQNVIQESTQVSTMSDDGMAPGQISVTARVTVVFELN
- a CDS encoding endo alpha-1,4 polygalactosaminidase is translated as THRIVYQRKVTVKTIRTRCPYPFQIIVLFFVILTGCSQGGEATHPVMLVTPNEEVDTGSTIRPSQITDSPGEGIAGLAAVKHWLYLLDSELDEDLLQQIAASPYDMVVLDYVPFEIDREDFPVAQVIERLHDASHPKLVLAYIDIAEAESFRTYWNDDWRIGDPDWILGDDPVGWAVDFPVAFWNDEWQSIWMGEDGLLRQVLDMDYDGVYLDWVAAYEDEIVTEAARRDAVDAKSEMIAWVGSISETIRQACARCVIVAQNPADLVADEEFRRSIDAVAHVWFDGGVDNRPQGDCPLPRTADEIDTRAYRESLSTACRRQYDDYPDGTLHGSSEEYLEELSFARSQGLVVFSVDYALEVENIIWILQTSRSYGFVPFVGARALDRYIEIVE
- a CDS encoding TIGR00266 family protein, whose translation is MRYEVIGQVMQSVDVHLGQGESMYTESGGMAWMRGEIDMKTDTRGGLMKGLGRALAGESLFMTTYTCRAGEALIVFTPEAPGKVLDVQLASGQTLICQKDAFMCAEGSAQLEMFFRKRLGAGLFGGEGFILQKVTGPGVVFLEIPGELREYTLASGELLQVDPGHVAAYEPTVDFDIMRVKGVKNIFFGGEGLFLASLKGPGRVWLQTMPISNLAAKLRPYFPSKG